In one window of Opitutus sp. GAS368 DNA:
- a CDS encoding tyrosine-type recombinase/integrase: MICHVYRRGRLYWGKLQLSHELQLSRFPLGTTDRHVAQGKLHYIAIEREKEHMGLIPPRTVREALAKPLLDLLQSFLDDMKARGRAPNTVKKYGKDMRRGFTLCGWKLLPDVTARSFSEWRVRCSLHPKTVNDLLGALNSFFGWLVRQRLALENPLSHVERVNTKGLCGQFRRSYSAAELAALLNVSPPSRRAVYFTAAYTGLRRNELLCLQWGDIYLDAAEPFVRARASTTKNRKEAVLPLHPDLAAMLRSMRPPDAAPFTPVFAQVPRVDTLQRDLQAAGVPFLDGRGRRLDFHSLRVTYGTNLTLSGALPRVVMELMRHSEMSLTMKLYTDVAQLPLASAVAKLAPVPAACPETCPDTCLNGGRDGSHVVAS, from the coding sequence ATGATTTGTCACGTCTACCGGCGCGGGCGTCTCTACTGGGGCAAACTGCAACTCAGCCACGAGCTGCAATTGTCCCGGTTTCCCCTCGGCACGACTGACCGTCACGTTGCGCAAGGTAAGTTGCACTATATCGCGATTGAACGGGAGAAGGAGCACATGGGGCTCATTCCCCCCAGGACGGTGCGGGAGGCCCTGGCTAAGCCTCTGCTGGATCTACTGCAGTCGTTCCTTGACGACATGAAGGCCCGGGGTCGGGCGCCCAACACAGTCAAGAAATACGGGAAGGACATGCGCAGAGGTTTCACGCTCTGTGGCTGGAAGCTGCTCCCCGATGTAACTGCTCGATCGTTCTCTGAGTGGCGCGTGCGGTGTTCGCTGCATCCCAAAACAGTCAACGACCTGCTCGGTGCGCTCAACTCCTTCTTCGGCTGGCTCGTCCGTCAGCGCCTCGCTCTGGAAAACCCGCTCTCTCACGTCGAGCGGGTAAACACGAAAGGCCTGTGCGGCCAGTTTCGACGGAGCTATAGCGCCGCCGAACTGGCCGCCCTGCTCAACGTGTCACCTCCCTCCCGTCGAGCCGTTTATTTCACGGCCGCTTACACCGGTCTGCGTCGCAATGAACTGCTCTGCCTGCAGTGGGGTGACATTTATTTGGACGCCGCTGAGCCGTTCGTCCGTGCACGGGCTTCGACCACGAAAAACCGCAAGGAGGCCGTTCTGCCCCTGCACCCGGACCTTGCTGCGATGCTTCGTTCTATGCGTCCTCCTGACGCCGCGCCGTTCACGCCGGTCTTTGCTCAAGTGCCCCGCGTCGATACGCTCCAGCGTGATTTGCAGGCTGCGGGCGTCCCTTTTCTCGACGGGCGCGGGCGGCGGCTCGATTTTCATTCGCTGCGGGTCACCTACGGCACGAACCTCACTCTGAGCGGTGCACTCCCTCGCGTGGTGATGGAACTCATGCGGCACAGCGAAATGAGTCTGACGATGAAGCTTTATACGGACGTGGCCCAACTGCCTCTTGCCTCCGCTGTCGCCAAGCTCGCGCCTGTCCCGGCAGCGTGTCCTGAAACGTGTCCAGATACGTGTCTAAACGGGGGTCGTGACGGGTCGCACGTTGTCGCCTCATGA